One Psychrobacillus glaciei genomic region harbors:
- a CDS encoding reverse transcriptase domain-containing protein, with amino-acid sequence MTDTFTDLHERAKDKESFHSLYDIITSRNNILLAYRTIKSNKGSKTPGTDGKTIVDIEKQSENELIEEIQSKLNNYRPKKVRRKLIEKDNGKMRPLGIPCILDRIIQQCFKQVLEPIAEAHFYNHSYGFRPQRSTHHAMARIQFLVNQSKLHYVVDVDIKGFFDNINHSLLIKQLWNLGIQDRQVLACISKMLKAEIDGEGIPTKGSPQGGLISPLLSNIVLNELDQWVANQWELFPLHKSFKTREGQLLAKKRTHLKEGYIVRYADDRVPRKQTKCA; translated from the coding sequence ATGACAGATACCTTTACAGACTTACATGAACGAGCCAAAGATAAAGAATCATTCCACTCTCTATACGACATCATCACGTCGAGGAATAACATTTTATTAGCGTATCGAACAATTAAGTCAAATAAAGGGTCGAAGACCCCTGGAACAGATGGTAAAACTATTGTAGACATAGAGAAACAATCAGAGAACGAATTAATAGAAGAAATACAAAGTAAGCTTAATAATTATCGCCCAAAGAAAGTTAGACGTAAACTGATCGAAAAAGATAATGGCAAGATGCGACCATTAGGTATTCCATGTATTCTAGATAGAATTATACAACAGTGTTTTAAGCAAGTCTTAGAACCTATTGCAGAGGCTCATTTTTATAATCATAGCTACGGATTTAGACCTCAACGGTCTACTCATCATGCAATGGCAAGAATTCAATTTCTAGTTAATCAGTCGAAACTTCATTACGTTGTAGACGTTGATATCAAAGGGTTCTTTGATAATATCAATCATTCCTTACTTATTAAGCAGCTATGGAATTTAGGTATTCAAGATAGACAGGTTCTTGCCTGTATATCCAAAATGTTAAAAGCTGAAATAGATGGAGAAGGTATTCCAACAAAAGGTTCTCCGCAAGGAGGCTTGATTTCGCCATTATTGTCTAATATTGTACTGAATGAATTGGACCAATGGGTAGCGAATCAGTGGGAACTATTCCCTCTCCATAAATCTTTTAAGACCAGAGAAGGTCAACTTCTCGCAAAAAAGCGCACACACTTAAAAGAAGGCTACATAGTTAGGTATGCTGATGACCGTGTGCCACGAAAGCAAACGAAGTGTGCTTAA
- a CDS encoding IolE/MocC family protein, giving the protein MMKNSSKFVFVILFLSFFLSGCNQHPKINIGEALTKSEEEFKKEGIECVSAFDGEKIIKFRLLLKEPPTNEEATNQFKKILDIIATHSNNNDIWDIYNADFDLSYEDNVIYEGKKDAGNDLKVKAH; this is encoded by the coding sequence GTGATGAAAAATTCTTCAAAATTTGTATTTGTTATTTTATTTTTATCTTTCTTTTTAAGTGGATGTAACCAACATCCTAAGATAAATATTGGTGAAGCACTAACAAAATCAGAGGAGGAATTTAAGAAGGAAGGTATTGAATGCGTTTCAGCGTTTGACGGGGAAAAAATTATTAAGTTTAGGCTTCTCCTCAAAGAGCCTCCTACAAATGAAGAAGCAACTAATCAGTTTAAGAAAATATTAGACATTATAGCAACTCATTCAAACAATAATGATATTTGGGACATCTACAATGCGGACTTCGATTTGTCATATGAGGATAATGTAATATATGAAGGTAAAAAAGATGCAGGCAATGATTTAAAAGTTAAAGCTCATTAA
- a CDS encoding toll/interleukin-1 receptor domain-containing protein, with protein sequence MARCTAPVRGHRTAGAAADCPACGGGYRGYSSYSAPSYSPPARSGGSGSSSRASTRNKQPRWSKAGSSVFYTPQEVKALTPVRDKVEDLAERDLRDVFLCHAWDDRKGAAKELHDLLESNDVSVWFSEKDVDLGAPLLRAIDRGLANSRVGLVLVTPAMLKRLPKGGVADKELSALLASDRLIPIVHETTYEALRDVSPLLASRSGLDTEEESMADVAAKLAELVAL encoded by the coding sequence ATGGCTAGATGTACGGCTCCAGTAAGGGGACATCGAACAGCGGGTGCCGCAGCCGACTGCCCGGCATGCGGTGGAGGTTATCGTGGCTACAGTTCATACTCAGCTCCGTCGTATTCCCCGCCCGCTAGAAGTGGGGGGAGCGGAAGTAGTAGCAGAGCTTCCACCCGGAATAAACAGCCACGATGGTCAAAAGCAGGTTCGTCTGTATTTTACACACCTCAAGAAGTTAAAGCACTCACACCAGTCCGTGATAAAGTCGAAGATTTGGCAGAGCGAGACCTTCGGGATGTCTTCCTCTGCCACGCGTGGGACGACCGTAAAGGAGCTGCGAAGGAGCTGCACGATCTGCTTGAGTCTAATGACGTCTCCGTCTGGTTCAGCGAGAAGGACGTTGATCTCGGGGCGCCGTTACTTCGTGCAATAGACAGGGGTTTGGCAAACTCACGAGTCGGGCTTGTGCTGGTGACTCCTGCAATGCTAAAACGTCTCCCAAAAGGAGGCGTCGCCGACAAAGAACTTTCGGCACTACTCGCTAGCGATCGCCTCATTCCGATTGTACACGAGACAACTTATGAAGCTCTCCGTGATGTCAGTCCCCTGCTCGCATCGCGAAGTGGTCTGGATACAGAGGAAGAATCAATGGCAGATGTCGCGGCCAAGCTCGCAGAACTCGTTGCCCTTTAA
- a CDS encoding M1 family metallopeptidase, with amino-acid sequence MDKGTSKGKVTSSLDRTSFFPRSVPAGNYTKYDINLKMSSVGEFEVDANINIKNTSEDAWNELVFYFIPNIFTKATSEKLNYSLDVPARLQFKKVVVEKIPMKYTLNKDKLTVPLKSSIGPGDEVKVEFSYEFTLPEGGLRFTKSNENYHLAQFYPMVATYRNHNWNKEEYRFRGETYHNGFSNFKVSYDIPKGYTFASTSENDVYPGKSMGSFEVNNVKEVFIAILKDPKVIQKQEENVNIRVFGFEDKEDLYKEISEVASDALSYFQKNIGPYPFSQLDIVIDGLGMEYPGIVTANSIYNNKPLEPKLLKKTVIHEIAHQWFYGIISNDPYHDAWLDEGFADFATELYIHSTNNEEVPYSSMYAAIQNLDPLPVNLPLDEYEEGKQSSYIYGKSSVMLWSLFEGRGGLKEAEKFLRIYYQYYQFKEVDSKEFIRFTEHYFRLNDDSVFAEWLLVK; translated from the coding sequence ATGGATAAAGGTACAAGTAAAGGGAAGGTTACTTCTTCATTAGATAGAACCTCGTTTTTTCCAAGGAGTGTTCCTGCTGGCAATTATACGAAATACGATATTAATTTAAAGATGAGTAGTGTGGGAGAGTTTGAGGTAGATGCAAATATTAACATTAAGAATACATCTGAAGATGCTTGGAATGAGTTGGTTTTTTATTTTATTCCAAATATATTTACAAAAGCCACATCGGAAAAATTAAATTATTCATTAGATGTTCCGGCAAGACTTCAATTTAAAAAAGTAGTTGTGGAGAAAATACCAATGAAATATACCTTGAATAAAGATAAACTAACTGTTCCTTTAAAGTCGTCAATAGGGCCAGGAGATGAAGTAAAGGTGGAATTTTCCTACGAATTCACTCTTCCCGAAGGAGGATTGAGGTTTACTAAAAGCAATGAAAATTACCATTTAGCTCAATTCTATCCAATGGTTGCTACATATAGGAATCATAATTGGAATAAAGAGGAATACAGATTCAGGGGAGAAACATACCATAATGGATTCAGTAATTTTAAAGTATCATATGATATCCCTAAAGGTTATACCTTTGCTTCTACAAGCGAGAACGATGTATATCCGGGTAAATCTATGGGATCATTTGAAGTAAATAATGTTAAAGAGGTTTTTATAGCAATCCTCAAAGACCCAAAGGTTATTCAGAAACAGGAGGAAAATGTAAATATAAGAGTGTTTGGATTCGAAGATAAAGAAGATTTATACAAGGAAATTAGTGAAGTGGCTTCAGATGCGTTAAGTTATTTTCAAAAGAATATTGGCCCTTACCCATTTTCCCAACTGGACATTGTGATAGATGGATTAGGTATGGAGTATCCCGGGATTGTTACCGCAAACTCCATTTATAACAATAAACCCTTAGAACCTAAATTATTAAAAAAGACAGTTATTCATGAAATTGCTCATCAGTGGTTTTATGGAATAATCAGCAATGATCCTTACCACGATGCATGGTTAGATGAAGGTTTTGCTGATTTTGCAACAGAATTATATATTCATTCAACAAATAACGAAGAAGTACCTTATAGTTCGATGTACGCAGCGATACAAAACTTAGATCCATTACCAGTAAACCTTCCTTTGGATGAGTACGAAGAAGGTAAGCAAAGTTCCTATATATACGGAAAATCTTCTGTAATGCTATGGAGTTTGTTTGAAGGGAGAGGTGGGTTAAAAGAGGCTGAAAAGTTTTTAAGAATCTACTATCAGTACTATCAATTTAAAGAGGTAGATTCCAAAGAGTTTATAAGATTTACGGAGCACTATTTTCGTTTAAATGATGATTCAGTTTTTGCCGAATGGTTATTGGTGAAGTAG
- a CDS encoding helix-turn-helix domain-containing protein, which translates to MSTFEEIKEDLKETDGELYAKLELVGDLTEERTGRKMSQRELSELSGVAQKTISRIENGVDIPSFSTLYKLAEALGYRLKIVMEKD; encoded by the coding sequence ATGAGTACTTTTGAAGAAATCAAAGAAGATTTGAAAGAAACTGATGGTGAATTATACGCTAAACTTGAACTTGTTGGTGATTTAACAGAAGAAAGAACAGGTAGAAAGATGTCGCAAAGAGAATTGTCAGAGTTATCTGGTGTAGCACAAAAGACTATTTCCAGAATAGAAAATGGTGTTGATATACCATCATTTTCGACTTTATATAAATTAGCAGAAGCATTAGGATACAGATTAAAGATTGTAATGGAAAAGGATTAG